In Akkermansiaceae bacterium, the following are encoded in one genomic region:
- a CDS encoding DUF2288 domain-containing protein yields MNNEEMKYGVIGDDTLTTPEKLEKYTGVVDWEYLKPHFESGALIYVDPCLGITDVGQALADDAKDRIEAWLKSGDLVKPSELHAQWWQENPQEFTALVVSPFVLMQPVGSI; encoded by the coding sequence ATGAACAACGAAGAGATGAAATACGGTGTTATCGGTGACGATACCCTGACCACTCCGGAGAAACTGGAAAAATACACGGGGGTGGTCGACTGGGAATACCTCAAACCACACTTTGAGTCGGGTGCCCTGATCTACGTCGACCCCTGCCTGGGTATCACCGACGTCGGTCAAGCACTGGCCGATGACGCCAAGGACCGCATCGAAGCCTGGCTGAAATCGGGTGACCTGGTCAAACCCTCCGAACTTCATGCCCAGTGGTGGCAGGAGAACCCGCAGGAGTTTACCGCATTGGTGGTGTCGCCGTTTGTGCTGATGCAGCCGGTGGGGTCGATATAA
- a CDS encoding DEAD/DEAH box helicase codes for MTDVPFSSLGLCDELLEAIHDQGFESPSPIQALAIPPILEGKDIVGLSETGSGKTAAFTLPALQMIDTQADVAQVLILSPTRELCVQVCEEVHRLGSHIKGLRAVPVYGGTPIDRQINQLQRGAHIIVGTPGRLLDHLRRKTLKPATIKLAILDEADRMLDMGFREDMEDLLGAMQTDHQTLFFSATMNKQVQKLIQKFGNNPEEISIHGETKTVSTVTQTYYEVRSRSKVEVLTRLLDMDNPRLAVIFCNTKRSVDECTDALTARGYAADKLHGDIGQQARERTTKRFREGKFDLLVATDVAARGLDIDDVEAVFNYDIPQDPEDYVHRIGRTGRAGREGRAVSFVFGRDIYRLQSIERYTKQHIQRAKIPTQEEVEGVRADQLFDLVQGRLEKEANHGFRHYIDRLLDQGHTATDIAATLFELLRESLGREGEEIIEDRPDYKPEKDRGARRSREKGEDRDNRRGKRSDRGGERDGKRGARGGEHKKEAGMATLFVSLGKAAGVRPSDLLGMFYREGKIPDNSVGRIQLFDRHSLVDVDEKVAAKLCANLSDSKLRNQRFRIGPDRMG; via the coding sequence ATGACTGACGTACCCTTTTCCTCCCTCGGCCTCTGTGATGAGCTGCTTGAGGCTATCCACGACCAGGGCTTTGAAAGCCCATCACCTATCCAGGCCCTCGCTATCCCGCCCATATTGGAGGGAAAGGATATCGTAGGCCTCTCTGAAACAGGCTCGGGAAAAACCGCCGCGTTCACGCTGCCGGCGCTGCAGATGATCGACACCCAGGCCGATGTCGCCCAGGTGCTCATCCTGTCGCCGACCCGTGAACTCTGTGTCCAGGTCTGTGAAGAGGTTCATCGACTCGGAAGCCATATCAAGGGGCTGCGCGCGGTTCCGGTGTATGGCGGCACTCCCATCGACCGCCAGATCAACCAGCTTCAGCGCGGTGCCCATATTATCGTGGGAACCCCTGGCCGACTGCTTGACCACCTGCGCCGGAAAACACTGAAGCCCGCCACCATCAAGCTGGCCATCCTCGACGAGGCTGACCGCATGCTCGATATGGGATTCCGTGAAGACATGGAGGATTTGCTCGGCGCGATGCAGACCGACCACCAGACGCTCTTTTTCTCTGCCACCATGAACAAACAGGTGCAGAAGCTGATCCAGAAATTCGGCAACAACCCGGAAGAGATCTCGATCCACGGGGAAACCAAAACCGTCTCCACCGTCACCCAGACGTATTACGAGGTGCGCAGTCGATCCAAAGTCGAGGTGCTCACCCGCTTGCTCGATATGGACAACCCGCGGCTGGCGGTCATTTTCTGTAATACCAAGCGCAGTGTCGACGAGTGCACGGACGCACTGACCGCACGAGGTTATGCGGCTGACAAACTTCACGGCGACATCGGCCAGCAAGCGCGCGAGCGCACCACCAAACGGTTCCGCGAAGGAAAGTTCGACCTGCTCGTGGCCACCGACGTCGCGGCACGTGGTCTGGACATTGATGATGTGGAGGCTGTCTTCAACTACGACATTCCCCAGGACCCGGAAGACTATGTGCACCGGATTGGCCGGACTGGCCGCGCCGGCCGCGAAGGTCGCGCGGTGAGTTTTGTTTTTGGTCGGGATATCTACCGCCTGCAAAGCATCGAGCGCTACACCAAACAGCATATCCAACGCGCCAAGATCCCGACCCAGGAAGAGGTCGAAGGGGTCAGGGCCGACCAGCTCTTTGATCTGGTGCAAGGCCGCCTGGAAAAAGAAGCCAACCACGGTTTCCGCCATTACATCGACCGTTTGCTCGACCAAGGCCACACAGCCACCGACATTGCAGCGACCCTATTTGAGCTGCTGCGCGAATCCCTCGGCCGGGAAGGTGAGGAAATCATCGAAGACCGCCCAGATTACAAACCTGAAAAGGACCGCGGCGCACGCCGTAGTCGGGAAAAGGGGGAGGATCGCGACAACCGCAGGGGAAAACGCAGCGACCGGGGAGGCGAACGTGACGGAAAACGTGGCGCCCGTGGGGGTGAGCACAAAAAAGAGGCCGGTATGGCCACGCTCTTTGTCAGCCTTGGCAAGGCAGCCGGCGTGCGTCCGAGCGACTTGTTAGGCATGTTCTACCGCGAGGGAAAAATCCCCGACAACTCGGTGGGGCGCATCCAGCTCTTTGATCGACACTCGCTGGTGGATGTGGACGAGAAAGTCGCCGCCAAGCTCTGTGCCAATCTCTCCGATTCCAAATTGCGCAATCAACGCTTCCGCATCGGCCCTGATCGTATGGGGTAG
- the gap gene encoding type I glyceraldehyde-3-phosphate dehydrogenase: MANYAINGFGRIGRNVLRALVERGELENVVAINDLTDNKTLAHLLKYDSSQGRVSYSVTYDDESIVVDGHKIHATAERDPAALPWAELNVDVVLESTGFFCSREGASKHIQAGAKKVLISAPASDPDLTMCIGINDGLYDAAKHHIVSNASCTTNCLAPLVKVLNDSWGIEKGFMSTIHSYTGDQNLLDAPHGDLRRARSAAVNIVPSSTGAARAIGEVIPEMKGKLNGGAFRVPTPTGSLTDFTAILKTNTTAEEVNAAFKAAADGPMKGVLEYSEDPLVLQDIVSNPHSSILDASITMVLEGNFVKVCSWYDNEWGYSCRAADGMAMLGAGL, from the coding sequence ATGGCTAATTACGCAATTAATGGATTTGGACGCATCGGCCGCAACGTACTGCGCGCCCTTGTAGAGAGAGGCGAACTTGAAAATGTCGTCGCAATTAACGACCTCACCGATAACAAGACTCTGGCACACTTGCTGAAGTATGACTCCTCACAGGGTCGTGTTTCCTACAGCGTGACCTATGATGATGAGTCGATCGTCGTTGACGGCCATAAGATTCACGCCACCGCTGAGCGTGACCCCGCAGCCCTCCCATGGGCAGAGCTCAACGTAGACGTCGTTCTCGAGTCTACCGGCTTCTTCTGTTCCCGCGAAGGTGCATCCAAGCACATCCAGGCCGGAGCCAAGAAAGTGCTTATCTCCGCACCTGCTTCAGATCCTGATCTCACCATGTGTATCGGTATCAACGACGGCCTCTACGATGCGGCAAAACACCACATCGTTTCCAATGCATCATGCACCACCAACTGCCTCGCACCCCTTGTCAAAGTGCTTAACGACAGCTGGGGGATTGAAAAAGGCTTCATGAGCACCATTCACAGTTACACGGGCGACCAGAACCTGCTCGACGCACCACACGGCGACCTTCGTCGTGCCCGCTCCGCAGCTGTCAACATCGTGCCGTCCTCCACAGGAGCTGCCCGCGCGATCGGCGAGGTCATCCCTGAGATGAAGGGCAAGCTGAACGGCGGCGCCTTCCGCGTGCCTACTCCCACCGGCTCACTCACTGACTTTACCGCCATCCTCAAGACCAACACCACCGCCGAGGAAGTCAACGCAGCCTTCAAGGCCGCTGCTGATGGTCCGATGAAGGGGGTTCTCGAGTATTCCGAAGATCCATTGGTTCTTCAGGACATCGTCAGCAACCCACACAGCTCGATCCTCGACGCCAGCATCACCATGGTGCTCGAAGGCAACTTCGTCAAAGTCTGCTCATGGTATGACAACGAGTGGGGTTACTCCTGCCGCGCTGCGGACGGTATGGCCATGCTCGGTGCCGGCCTCTAA